The DNA window TGGGCTCGACACGGTTGCCGGCGCCTCGGCGGTGCTACCCGACAACGGCGATGACACTGATGCGCCGGGCCCAGCTACGGGCATCCTGGCTAAGGCAGGCTCAGCTAGTGATCACCCTCGATCGAAAAGATGTTCCCGTCGGGATCCTTGAACCAGGCGACTTTGCCGCCGCCGGCGCGGGGTGAGATCCCCTTCTCGTCCGTGCCGTAGTCGAAGCCGGTCTCGAGCACGCCTTCGTATTGCTCGAAGGTCACGCCGTTCGAGGTCAGCTCGTCGACCGTCTGCTCGACGTCGTCGACGTGCCAGGTGGCCAGGGTCGCGGTCGACCGACCGGCGTGGTCCGGAGATGGGTAGACCTCCAGCGATTCGTCACCGGCTGACGCATAGACCTTGCTTCCGTCAGCCCCGGTCCGTACCGCCGAGAGACCGAGCTTGCCTTCGTAGAACTCCTCGGCCCGGGTCATGTCGGTCACCGCGATCGACGCGTTCAGTCTGTAGCTGCTCAAGCCCATTGGTCCTCCTCGACGAGGATCTCACGATCTCCCCGTCCGTACGGTTCTCTGTAGACCGACGTCGCGGCCTCGTAAAACTCATCGCTCTCGGCTGGCCCCACAGCGAAGCACACGCCCGGATCATGACAAACGCCGCGGGACGGGGGCCAGCACCGCGCCGAACCCGTACGTCAGGCCGCTGCGATCCGGAGGCCTCAGCTACGGGCGATCCTGGCTAGTTGACGGCCAGGTCCGTGGGGCGGACCTCGTGTGCGAGCGGCCCGCCCCTGAGGTAGCCGCCGAGATTGGCGACGAACAGCTCGCTGAGGCGATCGTCGGCTCCCGTGGTCGTGCCGGCCACGTGGGGTGTGATCGCTACCCGTGGGTGGTCCCAGAACGGGTGGTCGGGCGGCAGCGGCTCGGTCGCGAACACATCGAGGGCCGCCGCCTCCGGGGCTTCCCGGTCGAGGGCCCGCAGGAGCGCCTGCTCGTCGACGAGCTCGCCCCGGCCCACGTTGACGAGGATCGAACCCGGGGCCATGGCACCGAAGAGCGCCTCGTCGGCCAGCCCGGCGGTACCGGCGT is part of the Acidimicrobiales bacterium genome and encodes:
- a CDS encoding VOC family protein; translated protein: MGLSSYRLNASIAVTDMTRAEEFYEGKLGLSAVRTGADGSKVYASAGDESLEVYPSPDHAGRSTATLATWHVDDVEQTVDELTSNGVTFEQYEGVLETGFDYGTDEKGISPRAGGGKVAWFKDPDGNIFSIEGDH